The Geobacillus genomosp. 3 genome segment CGGATATAAACATCGAGGGAAAATCGAGGCGTACCAACGTTTTGGAGACAGTGGAAAATGGATCATCCCGGCCGTACAGTTTTTTTCACCATCCAAACTGGCCTTCTTTTCTCCAAATGAGAGAGCAGCTGAAAACCTAGTCGATTCGTATCGCAAAAAACATGACAAACGAGTTTGGGGAATAGGGGGACGCTCATACGGAAAATCATCACGAAGTGGAAACTCAAACCTTTTTGCTATAGAGAGACAGCGCTTCTAAGTCAATAATGGCTCCCATATGGAGAAGACAATCGAGACCGATAATGGCATCTACCTCAACACCGTACTCCATCGCTCCCAATTCTACTTCAAAATGCTTCATTCGGATCGATCCGACCATCACCTCATCCACCGTCTTGGCGTAAACAAACTCCGTTCCACCCACCCCGCTAATTCGATAAATGACATCATGTTCCTCCGGCACGATCCCAATCTTTGCGGCCTGATCTGCAGAGACGATCGTCCCTGTTGATCCAGTATCAACCAACGCCCTGCTGAACTCTACGGTCTTCCCTCGATGTGTGATCCGCAATGCCGTGAGCAACAACCCGTCCTCTATATAAAGCGGCATCATCCCCTCCACACCCCTGCCCATCTCCGCTCGGAAATATTGATTTCTTTCCGGTTGGTGTGAAGAACGTATAATTCCCGCTGAGGAGTTTCTTTATGAAGCCGCTTATATGCCCGCATGGCTTCCATTGGATCGGAAAATGCTTCGATCGGAACCATTTGATTTAAAATCCGTTTGTTGTCCTCATTGGTATAAGCATCCACCGCTTCGATCAACACCCAACAGTTCGGAAACGCTTGGCAAATGTCTTCCCATTTCACTCGGCTTTCCTCCTCTCCCTATTGTCCCATTCCATTTTTTATTTTCAGTATAACGCAGATCGCGCCATAAGACAGCATAAGGG includes the following:
- a CDS encoding retropepsin-like aspartic protease — its product is MMPLYIEDGLLLTALRITHRGKTVEFSRALVDTGSTGTIVSADQAAKIGIVPEEHDVIYRISGVGGTEFVYAKTVDEVMVGSIRMKHFEVELGAMEYGVEVDAIIGLDCLLHMGAIIDLEALSLYSKKV